Proteins found in one Actinokineospora alba genomic segment:
- a CDS encoding ATP-grasp domain-containing protein, which yields MRPLGPGAGIVKDYVKSRKHDWDTACFVPDLADRGGLRAVVDAFRALQGEFLAGGIVVRAFERFVGPEARVWWLDGQPVHVGPHPDTPGARVEPDLAGIAELVAKLDCRFVTTDVVRRADGAWRVVEVGDGQVSDRPATLDPEVLIGALTPDRVQPSGRFPTAADGRAGED from the coding sequence GTGCGGCCGCTCGGGCCGGGCGCGGGGATCGTCAAGGACTACGTGAAGTCCCGGAAGCATGACTGGGACACCGCCTGCTTTGTCCCCGATCTCGCCGATCGCGGGGGACTGAGGGCCGTGGTCGACGCCTTCCGTGCGCTCCAGGGCGAGTTTCTGGCGGGCGGGATCGTCGTGCGGGCGTTCGAGCGTTTCGTGGGCCCTGAGGCGCGCGTCTGGTGGCTCGACGGGCAGCCGGTTCACGTCGGCCCGCACCCCGACACGCCCGGCGCGAGGGTGGAGCCCGACTTGGCGGGTATCGCCGAGCTGGTCGCGAAACTGGACTGCCGGTTCGTCACCACCGATGTGGTCCGCCGTGCCGACGGCGCGTGGCGGGTGGTGGAGGTCGGCGACGGGCAGGTGAGCGATCGGCCGGCGACCCTCGATCCCGAGGTTCTCATCGGCGCGCTGACCCCGGACAGGGTGCAGCCCTCGGGCCGTTTCCCGACCGCCGCGGACGGTCGGGCCGGGGAGGACTGA
- a CDS encoding sugar ABC transporter substrate-binding protein, whose protein sequence is MRSKTLALFAAGVGVSLAMTACGANQETPSGGSGQQTSAAPAGGIKVGVILPETATSARWEGFDKPMLEAAMKAEGLAPDIQNAQGDVQKFSTLADGMISQGVKVLVIAAINSEVGAAVAAKAKARGIPTIDYDRLNLGGSSEYYVSFDNVKVGELQGQGLATALKDKPGAQVIEIEGAPTDNNATLFHEGQQKVLKPLYDAGTLKLVRSQAIDGWDNQKGGVTFEQILTGNGGKVDGVVAANDGLAGAVITVLRKNGLNGKVPVTGQDATPDGLMAVLRGDQYMTVFKPIKDEAEGAAKLAAALAKGDKAAADKIAGQSSEDTKGSRTVKSLLLEPKLTTKDGVKEVVSQGYVKASDICGGELAAVCTQLGIS, encoded by the coding sequence ATGCGCAGCAAGACGCTGGCTCTGTTCGCCGCTGGTGTGGGTGTCTCCCTCGCCATGACGGCCTGTGGTGCCAATCAGGAAACTCCGTCGGGCGGCTCAGGGCAGCAGACCTCGGCAGCTCCGGCGGGCGGGATCAAGGTGGGTGTGATCCTGCCCGAGACCGCCACCTCGGCTCGCTGGGAAGGCTTCGACAAGCCGATGCTCGAAGCGGCCATGAAGGCCGAGGGGCTCGCCCCGGACATCCAGAACGCCCAGGGCGACGTGCAGAAGTTCTCCACCCTGGCCGACGGGATGATCAGCCAGGGCGTCAAGGTCCTGGTCATCGCGGCGATCAACAGCGAGGTCGGGGCGGCGGTCGCGGCCAAGGCCAAGGCCCGCGGCATCCCCACGATCGACTACGACCGGCTCAACCTCGGCGGCAGCTCCGAGTACTACGTGTCCTTCGACAACGTGAAGGTCGGCGAATTGCAGGGGCAGGGCCTGGCCACCGCGCTCAAGGACAAGCCGGGCGCGCAGGTGATCGAGATCGAGGGCGCGCCGACCGACAACAACGCGACGCTCTTCCACGAGGGCCAGCAGAAGGTCCTCAAGCCGCTCTACGACGCGGGCACGCTCAAGCTGGTGCGCAGCCAGGCCATCGACGGCTGGGACAACCAGAAGGGCGGTGTCACCTTCGAGCAGATCCTGACCGGCAACGGCGGCAAGGTCGACGGCGTCGTCGCGGCCAACGACGGTCTGGCAGGCGCGGTGATCACCGTGCTGCGCAAGAACGGCCTCAACGGCAAGGTCCCGGTCACCGGCCAGGACGCCACCCCGGACGGCCTGATGGCCGTGCTGCGCGGCGACCAGTACATGACCGTGTTCAAGCCGATCAAGGACGAGGCCGAGGGCGCGGCCAAGCTCGCCGCGGCGCTGGCCAAGGGGGACAAGGCGGCGGCCGACAAGATCGCCGGACAGTCCAGTGAGGACACCAAGGGCAGCCGCACGGTCAAGTCGCTGCTGCTCGAGCCGAAGCTGACCACCAAGGACGGGGTCAAGGAGGTCGTGAGCCAGGGCTACGTCAAGGCGAGCGACATCTGCGGCGGCGAGCTCGCCGCGGTCTGCACCCAGCTCGGTATCAGCTAG
- a CDS encoding ATP-binding cassette domain-containing protein: MSEPILEVTGLNKSFGPVHVLHDVDFTVRAGEVTALVGDNGAGKSTLVKCVAGIHPMDSGVVRFNGDPVSVHGPRDAAKLGIEVVYQDLALADNLDIVQNMFLGRERGGPWLLDEASMEKAARDTLASLSVRTVKSVRTPVSSLSGGQRQTVAIAKAVLWESKVVLLDEPTAALGVAQTRQVLDLVRRLAEQGLGVVLISHNMADVFEVADRIATLYLGRMVAEVPTREVTHGQVVELITAGRSGDLGLARPETATV; encoded by the coding sequence ATGAGTGAACCGATTCTCGAAGTGACGGGGCTGAATAAGAGCTTCGGACCCGTGCATGTGTTGCACGACGTGGATTTCACCGTCCGCGCGGGCGAAGTGACCGCCCTCGTCGGCGACAACGGCGCCGGTAAGTCCACTTTGGTCAAATGCGTCGCGGGCATCCACCCGATGGACTCAGGTGTGGTGCGCTTCAACGGCGACCCGGTGTCGGTGCACGGACCGCGTGACGCGGCCAAGCTCGGGATCGAGGTCGTCTACCAGGACCTCGCGCTCGCCGACAACCTCGACATCGTGCAGAACATGTTCCTCGGCCGCGAGCGCGGCGGACCGTGGCTGCTCGACGAGGCATCGATGGAGAAGGCCGCGCGCGACACCCTCGCGTCGCTGTCGGTGCGCACGGTCAAGTCGGTGCGCACACCCGTCTCCTCGCTCTCCGGCGGCCAGCGCCAGACCGTCGCCATCGCCAAGGCAGTGCTCTGGGAAAGCAAGGTCGTGCTCCTCGACGAGCCGACCGCCGCGCTCGGCGTGGCGCAGACCCGGCAGGTGCTCGACCTGGTCCGCAGGCTCGCCGAGCAAGGCCTCGGCGTCGTGCTGATCAGCCACAACATGGCCGACGTGTTCGAGGTCGCCGACCGGATCGCGACCCTCTACCTGGGTCGCATGGTCGCCGAGGTGCCGACCCGCGAGGTCACCCACGGCCAGGTCGTCGAACTGATCACCGCCGGCCGCTCGGGCGATCTCGGCCTCGCCCGCCCCGAGACCGCAACCGTCTGA
- a CDS encoding sugar ABC transporter permease: MTNQPVAAKPDSGGAISDFGIDTTTQSTGEAVRDFFVRLRSGDLGSMPAVLGLGALVLYFWTQSESFLTLDNTANLIAQGSGKMIIAMGLVFVLLLGEIDLSAGTASGVCAAVMAMHYVRSGNLVGGMGSTVFYVFVGGMLVAAVLAVIMRIWAGAVFAMVAVTIAMLGVGPNPWIEMLLALCVGTAIGVITGFLVSKIGMPSFVVTLALFITWQGVILQFIGQGGVFGIGTQPVLFSVANGNLSVLGSWILFAVGIVGYAGVVLGEHYIRVSKGLVTAPTPIVVGKVAAVTVIAALATFAFTLNRSPNDFVVIEGVPYVVPIVLVLLVIGTYVLNRTRYGRHIYAVGGNAEAARRAGINVPKIRASVFVVCSSVAALGAIVYSSKVGSVDPQAGGLNTLLFAVGAAVIGGTSLFGGRGKIIHAVIGGLVLAVVENGLGLLQQPAAVVNIVTGLVLLLAASVDALSRRRAAVAVR, encoded by the coding sequence ATGACCAACCAGCCTGTCGCCGCCAAACCTGACTCCGGCGGCGCCATCTCCGACTTCGGCATCGACACCACCACCCAGTCCACCGGCGAGGCGGTGCGTGACTTCTTCGTGCGACTGCGCTCCGGCGACCTCGGGTCGATGCCCGCGGTGCTCGGCCTCGGCGCGCTCGTCCTCTACTTCTGGACCCAGTCCGAGAGCTTCCTGACGCTGGACAACACGGCGAACCTCATCGCCCAGGGCTCCGGCAAGATGATCATCGCCATGGGCCTGGTCTTCGTCCTGCTGCTCGGCGAGATCGACCTGTCCGCGGGCACCGCGTCCGGCGTCTGCGCGGCGGTCATGGCCATGCACTACGTGCGCTCGGGCAACCTCGTCGGCGGGATGGGATCGACGGTCTTCTACGTCTTCGTCGGCGGCATGCTCGTGGCCGCGGTGCTCGCGGTGATCATGCGGATCTGGGCGGGCGCCGTCTTCGCCATGGTCGCCGTCACGATCGCGATGCTCGGCGTGGGGCCGAACCCGTGGATCGAGATGCTGCTCGCCCTGTGTGTCGGCACCGCGATCGGTGTGATCACCGGGTTCCTGGTGTCCAAGATCGGCATGCCGTCGTTTGTGGTGACGCTGGCGCTGTTCATCACCTGGCAGGGCGTGATCCTGCAGTTCATCGGCCAGGGCGGCGTCTTCGGCATCGGCACCCAGCCGGTCCTGTTCTCCGTCGCCAACGGCAACCTGTCGGTGCTCGGCAGCTGGATCCTGTTCGCGGTCGGCATCGTCGGCTACGCCGGCGTGGTCCTCGGCGAGCACTACATCCGGGTCAGCAAGGGCCTGGTCACCGCACCGACCCCGATCGTGGTCGGCAAGGTCGCGGCGGTCACCGTGATCGCCGCGCTCGCGACGTTCGCCTTCACCCTCAACCGGTCGCCCAACGACTTCGTGGTGATCGAAGGTGTCCCGTACGTCGTGCCGATCGTCCTGGTGCTGCTCGTGATCGGCACCTACGTGCTGAACCGCACCCGCTACGGCCGCCACATCTACGCCGTCGGCGGCAACGCCGAGGCGGCCCGGCGCGCGGGCATCAACGTGCCCAAGATCCGGGCCAGCGTGTTCGTGGTCTGCTCATCGGTGGCCGCGCTCGGCGCCATCGTGTACTCATCGAAGGTGGGGTCGGTCGACCCGCAGGCGGGTGGCCTCAATACGCTCCTGTTCGCCGTGGGGGCGGCGGTCATCGGCGGGACATCGCTGTTCGGCGGACGCGGGAAGATCATCCACGCGGTCATCGGCGGCCTGGTCCTCGCGGTCGTGGAGAACGGGCTCGGCCTGCTGCAGCAGCCCGCCGCGGTGGTCAACATCGTGACCGGTCTCGTGCTGCTGCTCGCGGCGAGCGTCGACGCGCTGTCACGGCGGCGGGCCGCGGTGGCGGTCAGGTAG
- a CDS encoding ROK family transcriptional regulator, which produces MSTPTAGARPDEVRRHNRTALLRRLHVDGPSTRAELATELGLNRSTIKALVDGLAESGIVLERVPRARSGAGRPSLLVLPQPQAAVVLAVDIRVEQVAIALVGLGGEMLGRNRWNLHRRSGEPDEVITHIIESTRVLADELDLKIYGVGVSVPGVVRRSDGFVHEAPNLRWRDVPLGDRLRATLGVPVRVANDAEVGALAEHLRGAARGSLDAVYVSADIGIGGGVISDGSALRGTGGYVGELGHMIINPTGRDCHCGSRGCWETEVGELALCRALALSEGTPRGVVIAELRGLRADEVGPRLGEFREWLTLGLVNIVNAFSPELVVLGDLFTALPPSLIAAVGAEVGKRSLVSRAIGGTRVQASTLGTDGKLVGAAELAFEPVLDTV; this is translated from the coding sequence GTGAGCACACCCACGGCGGGCGCACGGCCCGACGAGGTGCGCAGGCACAACCGCACCGCGCTGCTGCGCCGCCTGCACGTCGACGGGCCGAGCACCCGCGCCGAGCTGGCGACCGAACTCGGCCTCAACCGCAGCACGATCAAGGCGCTGGTCGACGGGCTGGCGGAGTCGGGCATCGTGCTGGAGCGGGTGCCGCGGGCGCGGTCCGGCGCGGGCAGGCCCTCGCTGCTCGTGCTGCCGCAGCCGCAGGCCGCCGTGGTGCTCGCGGTCGACATCCGGGTCGAGCAGGTGGCGATCGCGCTGGTCGGCCTGGGTGGGGAGATGCTCGGCCGCAACCGGTGGAACCTGCACCGGCGCTCCGGCGAGCCCGACGAGGTGATCACCCACATCATCGAGTCGACCCGGGTGCTGGCCGACGAGCTCGACCTGAAGATCTACGGCGTGGGCGTGTCGGTGCCCGGCGTCGTGCGGCGGTCCGACGGCTTCGTCCACGAGGCACCCAACCTGCGCTGGCGCGACGTCCCACTGGGCGACCGGCTCCGCGCGACGCTGGGCGTGCCGGTGCGCGTGGCCAACGACGCCGAGGTCGGGGCCCTGGCCGAACACCTGCGCGGCGCTGCGCGGGGCTCGCTCGACGCGGTCTACGTCTCCGCCGACATCGGGATCGGCGGCGGGGTGATCTCCGACGGCTCGGCGCTGCGCGGCACGGGCGGGTACGTGGGCGAACTCGGCCACATGATCATCAACCCGACCGGCCGCGACTGCCACTGCGGCAGCCGGGGCTGCTGGGAGACCGAGGTGGGGGAGCTGGCCCTGTGCCGGGCCCTGGCGCTGTCGGAGGGGACGCCCCGAGGGGTCGTCATCGCCGAGCTGCGCGGCCTGCGCGCCGACGAGGTCGGACCGCGCCTCGGCGAGTTCCGCGAGTGGCTGACCCTGGGCCTGGTCAACATCGTCAACGCGTTCAGCCCGGAACTCGTGGTGCTCGGCGACCTGTTCACCGCGCTGCCGCCGTCGCTGATCGCGGCGGTGGGGGCCGAGGTGGGCAAACGCAGCCTGGTGTCCCGCGCGATCGGCGGCACCCGCGTCCAGGCGTCGACACTGGGCACCGACGGCAAGCTGGTCGGCGCGGCCGAGTTGGCGTTCGAGCCGGTCCTCGACACGGTCTGA
- a CDS encoding DEAD/DEAH box helicase has product MTRAEVQPESQATSSARPLRDWQRRALTKYLARRPKDFLAVATPGAGKTVFGLRVAAELLADRTVERLTIVAPTEHLKHQWAQSAAAAGIPIDPNFTNSMGQTSTDYVGVAVTYAQVAAHPSLHRVRTEQRKTLVILDEIHHGGDAKSWGDAVRESFTPAVRRLSLTGTPFRSDDSPIPFIDYEPDGAGFLRSKADHTYGYADALRDGVVRPVIFLAYSGEASWRNSAGEEFTARLGEPLTAEQTARAWRTALDPDGEWIPAVLGAADMRLNQLREGGVPDAGGLVIASDHLTAKAYAKILHTLTGDEPTLVLSDDPKASGRIAEFGESTDRWMVAVRMVSEGVDVPRLAVGVYATSASTPLFFAQAIGRYVRARRPGETASVFLPSVPVLLDLASQLEAERDHVLGKPHREKEGWDDQLLADANRTKDELGEEEKAFTSLGASAELDQVIFDGSSFGTAAFAGSAEEQEYLGLPGLLEPDQVRALLRKRQDTQLDTRSKQAAAKGPAEPKTVKPQSVQERLATLRKELNALVGMAHHRTGKPHGIIHGDLRRTCGGPPTAMATVEQLEERIATLRSW; this is encoded by the coding sequence GTGACCCGGGCCGAGGTGCAACCGGAGTCTCAGGCGACCTCTTCGGCGCGACCGCTGCGCGACTGGCAGCGCCGTGCGCTGACGAAGTACCTGGCCCGCCGCCCCAAGGACTTCCTCGCCGTGGCGACGCCGGGCGCGGGCAAGACGGTCTTCGGCCTGCGGGTCGCCGCCGAGCTGCTCGCCGACCGCACGGTCGAGCGGCTCACGATCGTCGCCCCCACCGAGCACCTCAAGCACCAGTGGGCCCAGTCGGCCGCCGCCGCGGGCATCCCGATCGACCCGAACTTCACCAACTCGATGGGCCAGACCTCCACCGACTACGTGGGCGTGGCGGTCACCTACGCGCAGGTCGCCGCCCACCCGAGCCTGCACCGCGTGCGCACCGAGCAGCGCAAGACGCTGGTGATCCTCGACGAGATCCACCACGGCGGCGACGCCAAGAGCTGGGGCGACGCGGTCCGGGAGTCCTTCACCCCGGCCGTGCGCAGGCTGAGCCTGACCGGGACCCCGTTCCGGTCCGACGACTCGCCCATCCCCTTCATCGACTACGAGCCCGACGGCGCGGGCTTCCTGCGCAGCAAGGCCGACCACACCTACGGCTACGCCGACGCCCTGCGCGACGGCGTCGTCCGCCCGGTGATCTTCCTGGCCTACTCGGGCGAGGCGAGCTGGCGCAACAGCGCGGGCGAGGAGTTCACCGCCCGGCTGGGCGAGCCGCTGACCGCCGAGCAGACCGCCCGGGCCTGGCGCACCGCGCTCGACCCCGACGGCGAGTGGATCCCCGCGGTGCTCGGCGCCGCCGACATGCGGCTCAACCAGCTGCGCGAGGGCGGCGTCCCGGACGCGGGCGGCCTGGTGATCGCCTCGGACCACCTCACGGCGAAGGCGTACGCCAAGATCCTGCACACGCTGACCGGCGACGAGCCGACCCTGGTGCTCTCCGACGACCCGAAGGCCTCCGGCCGCATCGCCGAGTTCGGCGAGTCGACCGACCGCTGGATGGTCGCGGTCCGCATGGTGAGTGAGGGCGTCGACGTGCCGCGCCTCGCTGTCGGGGTCTACGCGACCAGCGCGTCCACGCCGCTGTTCTTCGCCCAGGCGATCGGCCGGTACGTGCGCGCGCGCAGACCGGGGGAGACGGCGAGCGTGTTCCTGCCGTCGGTCCCGGTGCTGCTCGACCTGGCCAGCCAGCTGGAGGCCGAGCGCGACCACGTGCTGGGCAAGCCGCACCGGGAGAAGGAGGGCTGGGACGACCAGCTCCTCGCCGACGCCAACCGGACCAAGGACGAACTCGGCGAGGAGGAGAAGGCGTTCACCTCGCTGGGTGCCTCCGCCGAACTCGATCAGGTGATTTTCGACGGCTCGTCGTTCGGCACGGCCGCGTTCGCCGGGTCCGCCGAGGAGCAGGAGTACCTCGGGTTGCCGGGTCTCCTCGAACCCGACCAGGTGCGCGCGCTGCTGCGAAAGCGGCAGGACACCCAGCTCGACACCCGCTCCAAGCAGGCCGCGGCCAAGGGGCCCGCGGAGCCGAAGACGGTCAAGCCGCAGAGCGTGCAGGAGCGCCTCGCGACGCTGCGCAAAGAGCTGAACGCGCTGGTGGGGATGGCCCACCACCGCACCGGCAAGCCGCACGGGATCATCCACGGCGACCTCCGCCGCACCTGTGGCGGACCGCCCACCGCGATGGCCACCGTCGAGCAGCTCGAAGAGCGAATCGCGACGCTGCGTTCCTGGTAG
- a CDS encoding YihY/virulence factor BrkB family protein codes for MSDQPIPQSGNSATPSGNDVPAATDERRGAWRLISRTLSKAWGGNLFSEAAEAAFWQVLSLPPLLLGLLGSLGFVAEWFGKDVIDAVEADIIEISRTAFSESVVTQIIQPTVSDILTVGRGEIVSVGFLISLWAGSSAMSSFVDAITVAHGQYGVRNEVWQRIFALLLYVLSLVLLVIGLPVLALGPDLLPKLFPTSWRSTISSWVDLTYYPIIGLLIVLALATLYKLALPRKLPWHRGLPGAILAMVVFLLTSIGLRLYISWITTTGYTYGALATPIAFLLFAFFIGLAVVIGAYFNAAIQDMWPAHMTRRQRRKWRRLEIERAAVQLRSDKDTKSDAQTDDSAESTQRSTF; via the coding sequence ATGAGTGACCAGCCCATACCCCAAAGCGGGAACTCCGCCACCCCAAGCGGGAACGACGTCCCCGCGGCGACCGACGAGCGCCGCGGCGCGTGGCGGTTGATCTCCCGGACGCTGTCCAAGGCATGGGGCGGCAACCTGTTCTCCGAGGCGGCCGAGGCCGCGTTCTGGCAGGTCCTGTCACTGCCGCCGCTGCTGCTGGGCCTGCTGGGCAGCCTCGGCTTCGTCGCGGAGTGGTTCGGCAAGGACGTGATCGACGCCGTCGAGGCCGACATCATCGAGATCTCGCGCACAGCGTTCAGCGAGAGCGTCGTGACCCAGATCATCCAGCCGACCGTCTCCGACATCCTCACCGTCGGCCGCGGCGAGATCGTGTCCGTGGGCTTCCTCATATCCCTGTGGGCGGGATCGTCGGCCATGTCGTCGTTCGTCGACGCGATCACCGTGGCGCACGGGCAGTACGGCGTGCGCAACGAGGTGTGGCAGCGGATCTTCGCCCTGCTGCTCTACGTGCTGAGCCTGGTGCTGCTGGTCATCGGCCTGCCGGTCCTGGCGCTGGGCCCGGACCTGCTGCCCAAGCTGTTCCCGACGTCGTGGCGGTCGACGATCTCGTCGTGGGTGGACCTCACCTACTACCCGATCATCGGCCTGCTGATCGTATTGGCGCTGGCCACGCTCTACAAGCTGGCCCTGCCGCGCAAGCTGCCGTGGCACCGCGGCCTGCCGGGCGCGATCCTGGCGATGGTCGTCTTCCTGCTCACCAGCATCGGCCTGCGGCTCTACATCAGCTGGATCACCACCACCGGCTACACCTACGGCGCGCTGGCCACACCGATCGCGTTCCTGCTGTTCGCGTTCTTCATCGGGCTCGCGGTGGTGATCGGCGCGTACTTCAACGCCGCGATCCAGGACATGTGGCCCGCGCACATGACGCGGCGGCAGCGCCGCAAGTGGCGCAGGCTCGAGATCGAACGCGCGGCGGTCCAACTGCGGTCCGACAAGGACACGAAGTCCGACGCCCAGACCGACGACAGCGCGGAGAGCACGCAGCGCTCGACGTTCTGA
- a CDS encoding DUF7455 domain-containing protein produces the protein MTTTTLTRPELTAADRCDRCGAAAQVRAVFPSGGELLFCGHHARAHEDRLREIAAELQKG, from the coding sequence ATGACGACAACGACGCTCACCCGCCCCGAGCTGACCGCTGCCGATCGCTGCGACCGATGCGGCGCCGCCGCACAGGTTCGCGCCGTATTTCCCTCCGGAGGAGAGCTGCTGTTCTGCGGCCACCACGCTCGCGCGCACGAGGATCGTTTGCGCGAGATCGCGGCCGAGCTCCAGAAGGGCTGA